The Salicibibacter halophilus DNA window ATCTTGGGCATTGGTGCCGGTGCCTGATCGGGCACGCTATATGTTTAAGTACTTACAGCTGCTCAATGAAAATCGGGAAGAATTGGGCGAAATCATCACGCTTGAAAATGGGAAAACGTTAAAAGATGCTCATGGAGAAGTACAAAGAGGCATCGAGGTCGTCGAACTTGCCACATCGGCACCCAACTTAATGATGGGAGATGCGTTGCCGCAAATTGCTCGCGGCATTGATGGCTCGGTTTGGCGCTATCCTATCGGTGTCGTCGCGGGTATAACACCGTTTAATTTTCCGATGATGGTCCCCTTGTGGATGTTCCCATTGGCCATCGCTTGCGGAAATACTTTTGTGTTGAAAACATCGGAGCGTACGCCACTGCTTGCGGAGCGACTGGTGGAATTATTTTATGAAGCAGGATTTCCGAAAGGGGTGTTAAACCTCGTTCACGGGGCAAAAGATGTTGTGAACCGTGTGTTAACCCAACCGGACATCGAAGCGATTTCGTTCGTCGGATCCGAACCTGTTGCCAAACATGTCTATGAAACCGGCACAGCACATGGCAAACGCGTGCAAGCATTGGCCGGAGCTAAAAACCATGCAGTCGTTATGCCGGGATGCCACATGGAAAAAACGATCGAAGGCGTTATGGCTTCTGCGTTTGGAAGCAGTGGCCAGCGTTGCATGGCATGCTCGGTGGTGGCTGTCGTCGATGACATTGCCGATGAATTTATGGAAAAACTCACCGCCGCAACTAAGGATCTGAAAGTTGGCGACGGGAGATATGAAGAAAATTTCGTCGGACCGGTTATTCGCGAGACGCACAAAGAGAGAGTGCTCGGGTATATTGGCCAAGGCGTTCAGGAAGGCGCG harbors:
- a CDS encoding CoA-acylating methylmalonate-semialdehyde dehydrogenase, yielding MITDVRAMRNSINGEWVDSEGGVTESVPNPATGETIATVPISTAADVDRAVEAAKDAYESWALVPVPDRARYMFKYLQLLNENREELGEIITLENGKTLKDAHGEVQRGIEVVELATSAPNLMMGDALPQIARGIDGSVWRYPIGVVAGITPFNFPMMVPLWMFPLAIACGNTFVLKTSERTPLLAERLVELFYEAGFPKGVLNLVHGAKDVVNRVLTQPDIEAISFVGSEPVAKHVYETGTAHGKRVQALAGAKNHAVVMPGCHMEKTIEGVMASAFGSSGQRCMACSVVAVVDDIADEFMEKLTAATKDLKVGDGRYEENFVGPVIRETHKERVLGYIGQGVQEGADLVVDGRDKGSEKEQGYYVGATIFDNVNTDMTIWQDEIFAPVLSVVRVRDLDEAIAVTNHSRFANGAVIYTSNGKEAQTFRDRIDAGLIGVNVNVPAPMAFFAFAGNKASFYGDLGTNGKDGVQFYTRKKVVTERWY